One Clostridiales bacterium DNA segment encodes these proteins:
- the rpmB gene encoding 50S ribosomal protein L28, with translation MSRRCEICNKGLKFGIKYSHSHRRSNRTWAPNIKRVKAIVNGTPKTINVCTRCLRSGKVQRAI, from the coding sequence ATGTCAAGAAGATGTGAAATATGCAATAAGGGGCTTAAGTTTGGAATTAAATACAGTCATTCCCACAGGAGATCGAACAGGACTTGGGCTCCAAATATTAAAAGAGTTAAAGCCATTGTAAATGGCACTCCAAAAACAATAAATGTTTGTACAAGATGCCTTCGCTCAGGCAAGGTGCAAAGGGCAATATAG